In Drosophila santomea strain STO CAGO 1482 chromosome 3L, Prin_Dsan_1.1, whole genome shotgun sequence, a single window of DNA contains:
- the LOC120449870 gene encoding methylenetetrahydrofolate reductase 1, whose translation MHAIQVPAGGSPLPAVATTYIPCVTFAPGQNESGMAEQRIGTLMAERTAQRRLFYGMEVLASGPGGRPTCLDFHHFLPLLPTFVSVVWLGQRYWDVEPVGQVESLQLAQHLATRIPVLPHVSAYRMSRQRLDQFLELNFSSLLAVRGDQVHEEQDFLISQPMVEQSRRQRGENISVCVPGYPEGYTSLGDIPQNSAKNMLFLKAKIDAGADCIITQICYRPEVIVQFVKDCRAAGIAVPIVVGLMSHESFRSYSMIEQIAGVQLPNDLRAELDQLHSAHVKDMKSDQDLIRRFFVDLTVRTVRHVLDADVGIWGFHFFTLNRFKPVQAVLQELRDLNLLKDLEKE comes from the exons ATGCATGCGATTCAAGTGCCCGCCGGAGGTTCCCCGCTCCCCGCCGTCGCCACCACCTACATACCCTGCGTGACCTTTGCCCCCGGCCAGAATGAATCCGGCATGGCGGAGCAGCGGATAGGCACACTCATGGCGGAGCGGACAGCCCAGCGGCGCCTCTTCTACGGCATGGAGGTGCTGGCCAGCGGACCTGGTGGCCGGCCAACCTGTCTGGACTTCCATCACTTCCTGCCGCTGCTGCCCACCTTCGTGAGCGTCGTCTGGCTGGGCCAGCGTTACTGGGACGTGGAGCCAGTGGGTCAGGTGGAGAGCCTACAGCTGGCCCAGCACCTGGCCACACGCATTCCCGTGCTGCCACACGTGTCCGCCTATCGCATGAGCAGGCAGCGATTGGATCAGTTTCTGGAACTCAACTTCAGCAGTCTGCTGGCGGTGCGAGGGGATCAGGTGCACGAGGAGCAGGACTTCCTGATCAGCCAGCCCATGGTGGAGCAGTCGAGGCGGCAGCGAGGTG AAAACATTTCAGTCTGTGTGCCTGGATATCCAGAGGGATACACTAGTCTGGGCGACATACCCCAAAATTCAGCTAAGAACATGCTGTTTCTGAAGGCCAAG ATTGATGCTGGAGCGGATTGCATTATCACGCAGATTTGCTACCGACCCGAGGTCATAGTGCAGTTTGTGAAGGACTGCCGAGCAGCTGGCATCGCGGTGCCCATTGTTGTGGGCCTGATGTCGCATGAATCCTTTCGCTCCTACTCGATGATCGAGCAAATAGCCGGCGTCCAGCTGCCGAATGATTTGCGAGCGGAACTCGATCAGCTGCACAGTGCGCATGTGAAGGATATGAAGTCTGACCAGGATCTGATAAGAAGGTTCTTTGTTGACCTCACAGTCCGCACTGTGCGTCATGTTTTGGATGCCGATGTGGGGATCTGGGGCTTCCACTTCTTCACACTCAACCGCTTCAAGCCCGTTCAAGCTGTGCTTCAGGAACTGCGAGATCTGAATCTGTTAAAGGATTTGGAAAAGGAATAA
- the LOC120448528 gene encoding androgen-induced gene 1 protein, whose product MERLNLWSRARLLFHLLATVHLGYAIYFDWRYAQLPQVAVTLRLEPPIGGKFKYMTFLGGLLQLGYYALALTFDLLRLRSLRKLRDYIFASFAIPLSLTVGLTFWTLFAIDRESIYPVLLDLVYPNWLNHTMHTFVVIYAIVELGITRHRYPERRRGLTGLGAFMVGYLVWIHIVWFRTGIWVYPFLGGIAWQLRVLFFVLIMVLGFVYYLLGERVNLVLCHRNAGPHR is encoded by the coding sequence ATGGAGCGACTTAACTTGTGGAGCAGGGCTCGCCTGTTGTTCCACCTGCTCGCCACCGTGCACCTGGGCTATGCCATCTACTTCGACTGGCGGTATGCCCAGTTGCCACAGGTGGCGGTGACCCTGCGGCTGGAGCCACCGATTGGGGGCAAGTTCAAGTACATGACCTTTCTGGGCGGCCTGTTGCAGTTGGGCTACTATGCACTGGCGCTGACCTTTGACCTCCTGCGCCTGAGATCGCTGCGGAAGCTGCGGGACTACATCTTCGCCAGCTTTGCCATACCGCTGTCGCTCACAGTGGGTTTAACCTTTTGGACACTGTTTGCCATCGATCGGGAATCGATATATCCTGTGCTGCTGGACTTGGTCTATCCCAATTGGCTGAACCACACCATGCACACCTTTGTCGTGATCTACGCCATTGTGGAGCTCGGGATCACACGACATCGATATCCGGAACGCAGGCGAGGATTGACTGGACTGGGTGCCTTCATGGTGGGATACCTGGTGTGGATACACATCGTGTGGTTCAGGACCGGCATCTGGGTGTATCCCTTTCTTGGCGGCATCGCCTGGCAGCTGAGAGTCCTTTTCTTCGTCCTCATCATGGTCCTCGGATTCGTTTACTATCTCCTTGGTGAGCGAGTTAATCTTGTCTTGTGTCACAGAAATGCTGGCCCTCACAGGTGA
- the LOC120450057 gene encoding uncharacterized protein LOC120450057 produces MPHSDLNGQRYRLRFPRHWRFYQGPQAGDFLEEEEDPKQRGILRRTSCHRYRERLRSNRLSQLLHGLSIMATVAVVVVLMLFLGTKLSTEQMDYSAPGEEGLWLGFLRLLGLEQEDYLSGDLYMRSKDAFCSPKALDLGRIFRYMGRVVLNQEQALARMERALSDSGRFRSVALLGPPGVGKSLAADTLRQCFPWPGNAHSYSWSTQVPDGASKFRLIRQFADGLSECGVNLLIIDNLTTCDHGLVPIYNRLIMEREGEPKGNQTVLVIYVFNLETNQYWEQFELLQVLPPETTIVNFRFFDEDDLVDCLASELKKEQLVLSSEKQSFVLQEAMKTVQSSGCKLLRRLILQNGAIA; encoded by the exons ATGCCGCACTCTGATCTGAATGGCCAGCGGTACCGCCTTCGGTTTCCACGTCATTGGAGATTCTATCAAGGACCCCAAGCCGGTGACTTtttggaggaggaggaggatccCAAGCAAAGGGGCATCCTGCGAAGAACCAGCTGCCATCGTTACCGTGAACGACTTCGCTCCAATCGCCTATCACAGCTCCTCCATGGACTGTCCATCATGGCAACGGTGGCAGTGGTGGTCGTCCTGATGCTCTTCCTGGGCACAAAGCTGTCCACCGAGCAGATGGATTATTCCGCACCTGGAGAGGAAGGCCTCTGGTTGGGTTTCCTTCGGCTGCTGGGCTTGGAACAGGAGGATTATCTATCAGGGGATTTGTATATGCGTAGTAAA GATGCTTTTTGCAGTCCCAAGGCTCTGGACTTGGGCAGGATCTTTCGCTACATGGGCAGGGTAGTCCTGAATCAGGAGCAGGCATTGGCTCGTATGGAGCGGGCACTGAGTGATTCGGGGCGTTTCCGGTCGGTGGCTTTACTGGGTCCGCCGGGCGTGGGAAAATCCCTGGCGGCAGATACCCTGCGCCAGTGTTTTCCCTGGCCTGGAAATGCACACTCCTACTCCTGGAGCACCCAAGTGCCGGATGGTGCAAGTAAGTTCCGGCTGATCAGGCAGTTTGCGGATGGACTTTCCGAGTGCGGTGTCAATCTGCTGATCATCGACAATCTGACGACCTGTGATCACGGCCTGGTGCCCATCTACAATCGCCTGATTATGGAACGCGAAGGCGAACCGAAGGGGAATCAAACGGTCCTGGTCATCTATGTTTTCAATCTGGAAACGAATCAGTACTGGGAGCAGTTCGAGTTGCTGCAGGTACTGCCGCCGGAGACCACCATTGTGAACTTTAGGTTCTTCGATGAGGATGATCTTGTGGATTGTCTGGCCAGTGAGTTGAAGAAGGAGCAGCTTGTGCTCAGCAGCGAGAAGCAGTCCTTTGTACTCCAGGAAGCCATGAAAACTGTCCAAAGCTCAGGATGCAAGCTCCTGCGACGGCTGATACTGCAAAATGGAGCAATAGCATAA